One region of Limisphaera ngatamarikiensis genomic DNA includes:
- a CDS encoding ribonuclease HII yields MARSLRTSPAQRLQLEQQLRAAGCRTIAGVDEAGRGPLAGPVVAAAVILPESWIARGCVEPGFEDLDDSKRLTAATRETLYERLVAHPQIHFAIARAEATEIDQLNILQATHLAMRRALDALGAPPDHVLVDGRSVPHLAVPATAVIRGDALSLSIAAASILAKVTRDRFMHELDRQYPGYGFAMHKGYPTPQHLAALAQLGPTPVHRRSFAPVRAVQLHLWR; encoded by the coding sequence ATGGCCCGCTCGCTGAGAACCAGTCCGGCCCAGCGCCTGCAACTCGAACAACAACTCCGGGCAGCAGGCTGCCGGACCATTGCCGGTGTGGACGAGGCGGGGCGCGGGCCCCTGGCCGGCCCCGTGGTTGCCGCTGCGGTCATCCTGCCCGAATCCTGGATCGCCCGGGGCTGTGTTGAGCCGGGTTTTGAAGATCTGGACGATTCCAAACGGCTCACCGCGGCCACACGCGAAACCCTTTACGAACGCCTCGTGGCCCATCCCCAAATCCACTTTGCCATTGCCCGGGCCGAGGCGACCGAAATCGATCAGCTCAACATCCTGCAGGCCACCCACCTGGCCATGCGCCGCGCCCTGGATGCCCTCGGGGCACCACCCGACCATGTCCTGGTGGACGGCCGGTCCGTTCCCCATTTGGCCGTACCCGCCACCGCCGTCATCCGCGGTGATGCCCTCAGCCTCAGCATCGCCGCCGCCAGCATCCTGGCCAAGGTGACCCGCGACCGTTTCATGCACGAGTTGGACCGTCAGTACCCCGGCTACGGGTTTGCGATGCACAAGGGCTACCCCACACCGCAACACCTCGCAGCCCTGGCCCAACTCGGGCCCACACCCGTCCACCGACGTTCCTTTGCCCCCGTCCGTGCCGTCCAATTGCACTTGTGGCGATGA
- a CDS encoding YraN family protein: MKTFLFWWLHWRKTGQAPSNTALHLQRGALGERAARRHLEKAGLRFLTANYRTPRGELDLVFRDGDCLVFVEVKTRSSEEWGRPAAAVDTRRQRRLSRAALWYLRRIGQPRVKVRFDIVEVLLEHDQVRQIRHLPNAFPLAAPWRYG; encoded by the coding sequence ATGAAAACCTTCCTCTTCTGGTGGTTGCATTGGCGCAAAACCGGGCAGGCCCCTTCCAACACAGCCTTGCACCTGCAGCGGGGCGCCCTTGGCGAACGGGCTGCCCGACGTCACCTCGAGAAGGCCGGGCTCCGGTTCCTTACCGCCAATTACCGGACACCGCGCGGCGAATTGGACCTTGTCTTCCGTGACGGCGACTGCCTCGTGTTCGTTGAGGTCAAAACCCGTTCTTCCGAGGAATGGGGCCGACCGGCTGCCGCGGTGGACACGCGGCGACAGCGACGCCTTTCCCGGGCCGCGCTCTGGTACCTGCGCCGCATCGGTCAACCCCGGGTCAAAGTCCGGTTCGACATTGTGGAGGTCCTTCTGGAGCACGATCAGGTCCGCCAGATCCGCCACCTGCCCAATGCCTTTCCACTGGCCGCTCCCTGGCGTTACGGCTGA